cactgacccatccacttatcccgcctcaagaactctgcgtcgccaagtcgcccatttcactattcgcgacgatctcctttatcgccggaattacgcatctgatggccggaggtggcttctagtggtacctcgccacatgcgcacggacatatgcgctgctttccacactgacccacaaagcgctcacgccggcgttctcaagacctacaatcgcctgcggcagcgattctactggcgcggaatgtatgcatttgtgtgcaagtacatacgtgcttgcactgcctgtcagcggcgcaagactccagctcaacgcccggccggtacacttcagcctctcccttgcccggcccgtccattcgaccgcgtcggtatcgacttatacggcccgcttccctcgaccacctctgggaataggtggataattgtcggcgtggaccacctcacgcgttacgccgagactgcagctttgcctacagccacggcaagagacgttgcgtttttcatcttacgcaacttcgtactgcgccacggtgctccccgtgagcttttaagcgacaggggacgtgttttcctgtctgatgctattgaagccttgctcgttcagtgtaaaatcgttcatcgcatgaccagtgcatatcatccgcaaactaatggcctcactgagcgatataatggcactctgggggatatgctgacgatgtacacggcgtcagaccagacaaattgggacaccgtctttccattcatcacatatgcgtacaacactgctacgcacgcgactacaggattctcgccgttcttcctcttgtacggacgtgagccatcatgcacactggacactatgcttccctacacacctgactcatctgagtacactgcaatttctgatgtcgcgaagtacgccgaagattgtcgtcaattggcccgttcattgacaaccgaggaccaaggtcaccagaagctcaggcacgacaccgaccgatctctcactactttcgcgaccggtgccctagtttggctttggattcctccgagtacgcctggcctttcgtctaaattattggcctgatatcatgggccctaccgcatcctcgctcggacatctccagtcaattatgacgttgagcctttgacaccgtctcaagacttacgccgtcgtggtcgagaaatcgttcacgtgagtcgcctcaagccctattatgacccctctatactgtcaacgccttaagtcgccaggatggctacgctacttcccgggggccaatgtaatgaagaagacaagacgacgacgaagcagtcagcaagcaagccacagtgttggtgctaaccacgcgccccgagcttgcgcttgtccggattttggactgctggtcgcctcgccgcttcttgacgttcgcctgacgtttctcgcattcattgacgtctacacgtgaataaatcacgttgcagagcaaattttacttctcttgaaacttttattttgatcggcagtCTTGATCGACGCCATACATCCGCGTAGAAGACTACCGCCACTTCGGCAAGCAGgtggaaactagacacgcgcgatgGGGCCGGCACCCGGAGGAAAATAAACACGCGCGTCGGGACCGCCCCGTCGAGAGAGCGAAAAGAAACTAGGCACGCCAGCGCTTGGAACTATGacaagagagggcggtgcgagcgtacacatggacGACACGGgttgcacagcggcaaatctttgagaaacccttattatctacctgagagtatgctgattttgaaaatggttcctattgataactaatctactgaaaatacatatccaagtgatgagacacgtataagcttttgcgtagaatgaagcgattttgcatcaaattcggaaACTGAATTATTGCACACGCAGATGTGTTGACGGACACGAAGAATGCATAGAACCCTAactatagacagcttcgctgtaaaacatgtatagcatacctgattaaatcaagcggGCTAGGTGGCTATTTCTCACCACCCCATTTATaaagggatgccattaaatcaccataataatcatcatcacccgGCCGGCGCCACCGCGGGCCGGGATGCGTAGCttgtgcgtatggcacgtgctCAGCTCGCTTTCCTGTAGGCTCATGCACACTAGGCCGACATGACACCGATTtttgtctgccgactgttggcgacagagTTTTCCTCCCTTCAAATTGTTGGCCATAGCGTTTTCTGTCCTATAAAGATAGGTCGCCAActgtcggcagaccaaaatcggtgtcgtgcatgcctagtgtgaatgagccttatgCAACAAAAATGCAAGTGCTCGGCTGTGGAcgtcgcgtgctgggctgtgatagtgtgAACATTATAATCGTCTATGGCCTCAAGATAGCTCTTGGAGCTGGCGTCACAACAGagtgctggccacgtatgcaaAAAGAGCACGTAAACACGCACCAGCAAAATGGTTCCCAAGCTTGCACTCAatcgaggacacccaggcccgaaagaagcgtcgcgtaGAACACGTGGACATACTCTGCGAAATGTGATGCAGACCGCGAATAAAGGTATACAATGTATGCGTACAATTTTATAATATATAATGCAATTACATACAGCGGCACAATTTAATTAAAGTTTAACTCTTCTgtcacgatgcgatgtgccatgtgaggcaataaTAAGGCTGAACTCTCCGAGACTATtaacaatgacgcacaacaacgcctcaagcaaacacgtctccctgtgtgttccgGGGATTGCGGACACACAGTGGTACacacaaggtaacgtttaacTTTAACCTAACACTCTCGTATCGGACTAAACGCAGAAGCAATTACACATTCGCGGCCAATATCACCACCAATTATCGTCGCttaaagcaaacagcatacaaaaCTTCTCTTCCATCGATACCCAGAGTGCgaggcatctgcatatttttcaaTGGAAGTTTTTCTATGCTCTTTGTCTATAGAAAGACCGCTGAAACAGCAAATCTAAGGTTGGTAGCAGACTGTGGTGCCACCCATTGAAGTGAAATGCCGTTGTGTTTGCGCAAGCATTTATGGCCTCTATTAGACACTGCAGGTCTCCATACCGCATCCCCCCAATACCCGCCTTGACATATCGGCAGCATCGTTATACACTTCGTAGAAATTTCACAAGATGTCAAACAACAAAAAATTGTAAAATAACTTTAATAACGTGCCCCACGTATCTCACTTTGAATACAGAGAACACACACGATGGCTTCTTGGTCTGGAGCGCCCCTTACCCATTCAAATCTTCACAGGCATTGAATGCACCTTTTATCTACGACGGCGGAATCCATGGTGACCAGCGGCTAATCTGCCGTAGCCAGCTGGACCGTACTGGCCCACCGAATAGCCGGGGGCACCGTAACCGGAAGGAGTGCGTTCTCCGGCGGCGTAACCACCCACAACAGCTCCACTAGGGCCGTAGCCGAAGCGTCCGTAGCCACCATAGCCGGCTCCAGCTCCGCGGCCGTAAGGGTCGTATCCGTATCCACCATCTCCGCTCAATGCGTTGTTGTAACCAGGGGCTGCCCTGGCGCCGTACGCAGCAGGTGTTGCCGTCCCAG
This portion of the Dermacentor silvarum isolate Dsil-2018 unplaced genomic scaffold, BIME_Dsil_1.4 Seq919, whole genome shotgun sequence genome encodes:
- the LOC119435799 gene encoding cuticle protein 16.8, with protein sequence PPQPYSFGYDTADEFGNRQFRSEQGDANNAKTGSYGYTDVNGLYRRVSYVADANGFRATVDTNEPGTAPGASADVVFNAAPVVPPVPAGTATPAAYGARAAPGYNNALSGDGGYGYDPYGRGAGAGYGGYGRFGYGPSGAVVGGYAAGERTPSGYGAPGYSVGQYGPAGYGRLAAGHHGFRRRR